One Cellulomonas sp. Y8 DNA segment encodes these proteins:
- a CDS encoding ROK family transcriptional regulator, protein MAGSQTALREANRATVVDTIRRYGGLTQVELASTTGLSAATVSNIVRELQQAGEVDVRATIHNGRRAMLVTMVHRTGLAAGVHVGTRHMSITLTDSAHQVLVEQALPLPHEHRADTSLDRAALLIVEILERVGSGLDELLGIGIGLPAPVDAATGTVSVPGILRGWDDAPVAQVMSKRLGVPVFVDNDANLGALAESRLGASRHFQDSVYVRASHGTGAGISLHQNLHRGFAGTAGEIGHVQVDAQGQVCLCGSRGCLNTVVGAPALIEVLRASRGSLTLRDIVALANDGDPGCRQVVEDAGATIGAVVAGLAIAVNPQCVVVGGELAETGELLIGPMREAIRRRVPLNHIAPLEVVAAELGPNAEAMGAVLLALENTRTTLATYARPDGD, encoded by the coding sequence ATGGCCGGCTCCCAGACAGCCCTGCGCGAGGCCAACCGCGCCACAGTCGTCGACACGATCCGCCGCTACGGCGGCCTCACCCAGGTCGAGCTCGCCTCCACCACGGGCCTGAGCGCCGCGACGGTCAGCAACATCGTCCGCGAGCTCCAGCAGGCGGGCGAGGTCGACGTCCGCGCCACGATCCACAACGGCCGCCGCGCCATGCTCGTCACGATGGTCCACCGCACGGGCCTCGCGGCGGGCGTGCACGTCGGCACCCGCCACATGAGCATCACCCTCACCGACTCGGCCCACCAGGTCCTCGTCGAGCAGGCCCTCCCCCTCCCCCACGAGCACCGCGCCGACACCAGCCTCGACCGCGCCGCCCTGCTCATCGTCGAGATCCTCGAGCGCGTCGGCTCCGGCCTCGACGAGCTGCTCGGCATCGGCATCGGCCTGCCCGCCCCGGTCGACGCCGCCACCGGCACCGTCTCGGTCCCCGGCATCCTCCGCGGTTGGGACGACGCCCCCGTCGCCCAGGTGATGTCGAAGCGCCTCGGCGTCCCGGTGTTCGTCGACAACGACGCCAACCTCGGCGCCCTCGCCGAGAGCCGCCTCGGCGCGAGCCGGCACTTCCAGGACTCCGTCTACGTCCGCGCCTCCCACGGCACCGGCGCCGGCATCTCCCTGCACCAGAACCTGCACCGCGGCTTCGCAGGCACCGCGGGCGAGATCGGCCACGTCCAGGTCGACGCCCAGGGCCAGGTCTGCCTCTGCGGGAGCCGCGGCTGCCTCAACACCGTCGTCGGCGCCCCGGCGCTCATCGAAGTCCTCCGGGCCAGCCGCGGCAGTCTCACCCTCCGCGACATCGTCGCCCTCGCCAACGACGGCGACCCCGGCTGCCGCCAGGTCGTCGAGGACGCCGGCGCCACCATCGGCGCGGTGGTCGCGGGCCTGGCCATCGCCGTGAACCCGCAGTGCGTCGTGGTCGGCGGCGAGCTCGCGGAGACCGGCGAGCTGCTGATCGGCCCGATGCGCGAGGCGATCCGCCGCCGGGTGCCGCTCAACCACATCGCGCCGCTCGAGGTGGTCGCCGCGGAGCTCGGCCCGAACGCCGAGGCCATGGGCGCGGTGCTGCTCGCGCTGGAAAACACCCGCACCACCCTCGCCACATACGCCCGGCCGGACGGAGACTGA
- the mmsA gene encoding multiple monosaccharide ABC transporter ATP-binding protein, with product MLDTPVVLEMRSITKTFPGVKALDQVRMTVREREIHAICGENGAGKSTLMKILSGVYPHGTYEGEIVYRGEEVRFKDIKSSERAGIVIIHQELALIPELSIAENIFLGNEVAGPLGIDWDATREKAAELLARVDLNISPDEQVKNIGVGQQQLVEIARALAKDVKLLILDEPTSALNEEDSAHLLDLLRDLRAKGMTSIMISHKLNEIAAIADSITIIRDGKTVETLDAGAGEVDEDRIIRGMVGRSLDHRFPDHTPNIGETFFEVRDWWVEHPTVADRMVCKGSAFEVRHGEIVGFAGIMGAGRTELARSIFGRSYGRFRGGEILIDGKPVELHTVQQAIDHKIAYVPEDRKVQGLNLLDSILDTIVSADLRRITKRRVLDTDLAFLASEHYRKSLNIRTPSVRQGVAKLSGGNQQKALLGKWMFPEPDLLILDEPTRGVDVGAKYEIYGLVQRLADAGKGVVVISSELPELLGLCDRIYTIFEGRVTGVLDREQADQEALMRLMTGTSPALTN from the coding sequence ATGCTGGACACCCCCGTCGTCCTCGAGATGAGGTCGATCACCAAGACCTTCCCCGGCGTGAAGGCGCTGGACCAGGTCCGGATGACGGTGCGCGAGCGCGAGATCCACGCGATCTGCGGCGAGAACGGCGCCGGCAAGTCGACGCTGATGAAGATCCTGTCCGGGGTGTACCCGCACGGGACCTACGAGGGCGAGATCGTCTACCGGGGCGAGGAGGTCCGGTTCAAGGACATCAAGTCCAGCGAGCGGGCCGGCATCGTGATCATCCACCAGGAGCTGGCGCTCATCCCCGAGCTGTCGATCGCGGAGAACATCTTCCTCGGCAACGAGGTCGCCGGGCCGCTCGGCATCGACTGGGACGCCACCCGCGAGAAGGCGGCGGAGCTCCTGGCCCGGGTCGACCTGAACATCTCCCCCGACGAGCAGGTCAAGAACATCGGCGTCGGCCAGCAGCAGCTCGTGGAGATCGCCCGGGCGCTCGCCAAGGACGTCAAGCTGCTCATCCTCGACGAGCCGACGTCGGCGTTGAACGAGGAGGACTCCGCGCACCTGCTGGACCTGCTGCGCGACCTCCGCGCGAAGGGCATGACCAGCATCATGATCAGCCACAAGCTCAACGAGATCGCCGCCATCGCCGACTCGATCACGATCATCCGGGACGGCAAGACCGTCGAGACGCTGGACGCCGGCGCGGGCGAGGTCGACGAGGACCGGATCATCCGCGGCATGGTCGGCCGGTCGCTCGACCACCGGTTCCCGGACCACACGCCGAACATCGGCGAGACGTTCTTCGAGGTGCGGGACTGGTGGGTCGAGCACCCGACGGTCGCGGACCGGATGGTCTGCAAGGGGTCGGCGTTCGAGGTCCGGCACGGGGAGATCGTCGGCTTCGCCGGGATCATGGGCGCCGGCCGCACCGAGCTCGCGCGGTCGATCTTCGGCCGGTCGTACGGGCGGTTCCGCGGCGGGGAGATCCTCATCGACGGGAAGCCGGTCGAGCTGCACACCGTCCAGCAGGCCATCGACCACAAGATCGCGTACGTCCCGGAGGACCGGAAGGTCCAGGGCCTCAACCTGCTGGACAGCATCCTCGACACCATCGTGTCGGCCGACCTGCGGCGGATCACCAAGCGCCGGGTCCTCGACACCGACCTGGCGTTCCTGGCCTCCGAGCACTACCGGAAGTCGCTGAACATCCGGACGCCGTCGGTCCGGCAGGGCGTCGCCAAGCTGTCGGGCGGCAACCAGCAGAAGGCGCTGCTCGGGAAGTGGATGTTCCCGGAGCCGGACCTGCTCATCCTCGACGAGCCGACCCGCGGCGTGGACGTCGGCGCGAAGTACGAGATCTACGGCCTCGTGCAGCGCCTCGCCGACGCGGGCAAGGGCGTCGTCGTCATCTCCTCCGAGCTGCCGGAGCTGCTCGGCCTGTGCGACCGGATCTACACGATCTTCGAGGGCCGGGTCACCGGCGTCCTCGACCGGGAGCAGGCCGACCAGGAGGCCCTGATGCGGCTCATGACCGGCACCAGCCCGGCGCTCACGAACTGA
- a CDS encoding ATP-binding cassette domain-containing protein — protein MEWTTTQQQGRSKPGGPPLLALRTVTKRFGAVEALTDADLTVHAHEVVALVGDNGAGKSTLAQIISGVLQPDSGTIEIDGDPVAIPNPASAHALGISTVFQDLALCENLSVAANIFLGRELRASKRSPMDIDGMELASAQILRDLTITVPSVRTPVRELSGGQRQAVAIARTLTTRPRILVLDEPTAALSVVQTAEVLMLVERLREMGLGVVIISHNLADLRAVSDRIEVLRHGRNNGSFDAATSAPEEIIGAIAGATRAVRPAWATR, from the coding sequence GTGGAGTGGACGACGACGCAGCAGCAGGGCCGATCGAAGCCCGGCGGCCCGCCCCTGCTCGCCCTGCGCACGGTCACCAAGCGGTTCGGCGCCGTCGAGGCGCTGACCGACGCCGACCTCACCGTGCACGCGCACGAGGTCGTCGCGCTGGTCGGCGACAACGGCGCCGGGAAGTCGACGCTCGCCCAGATCATCTCCGGCGTGCTGCAGCCCGACAGCGGCACCATCGAGATCGACGGCGACCCCGTCGCCATCCCCAACCCCGCCAGCGCGCACGCCCTCGGCATCTCGACGGTGTTCCAGGACCTCGCCCTGTGCGAGAACCTCAGCGTCGCGGCGAACATCTTCCTCGGCCGCGAGCTGCGCGCCTCCAAGCGCAGCCCGATGGACATCGACGGCATGGAGCTGGCGTCCGCGCAGATCCTCCGGGACCTGACGATCACGGTGCCGTCGGTTCGGACGCCGGTACGCGAGCTGTCGGGCGGGCAGCGGCAGGCTGTCGCGATCGCCCGGACGCTGACCACGCGGCCGCGGATCCTCGTGCTCGACGAGCCGACCGCCGCGCTGTCCGTCGTGCAGACCGCCGAGGTGCTGATGCTGGTCGAGCGGCTGCGCGAGATGGGCCTCGGCGTCGTCATCATCAGCCACAACCTGGCCGACCTGCGGGCGGTGTCCGACCGGATCGAGGTGCTGCGGCACGGCCGGAACAACGGGTCGTTCGACGCGGCGACGTCGGCGCCGGAGGAGATCATCGGGGCCATCGCCGGGGCGACCCGGGCCGTCCGCCCGGCGTGGGCGACGCGCTAG